In Toxoplasma gondii ME49 chromosome X, whole genome shotgun sequence, a single genomic region encodes these proteins:
- the SRS60A gene encoding SAG-related sequence SRS60A (encoded by transcript TGME49_224170~Gene product name based on ToxoDB Community Expert Annotation.~Signal peptide predicted by SignalP 2.0 HMM (probability 0.994) with cleavage site probability 0.915 at residue 33): protein MARVCRVAVGVRQQLAASVVAGLLVTLLTDVDASPVNALPPDPAESTVPTCDEGQEMTITLSPEKNAASFMCGTAIGNISPPLRPAKEGFEAFVDEAATTVVRFHSPDVQLIEENNVYTVTAGIFPPVGGTWYLFCLEPGIGSAAVNTVKKKCRVEVVIKGTSIIPQQCTTVGGSVDLRIRGPGYAVTFGCGLSFPQLDPPLSGKEVYVGRECSEKQQLSALVPSAALEVGPAGQLYTLFVDKLPPVGRLLCYKCVNDLTAACKALIVVPPSAEEVATTVASTSTFGPSSDATIALHSSSSYLLIAVVFLLRLM, encoded by the exons ATGGCTCGTGTCTGCAGAGTAGCGGTGGGCGTCAGGCAACAGCTCGCTGCATCCGTCGTCGCTGGCCTGCTCGTCACACTTCTCACTGACGTAGATGCCTCTCCTGTTAATGCGCTGCCGCCTGATCCAGCTGAGTCCACAGTGCCAACGTGCGATGAAGGTCAGGAGATGACCATAACTTTGTCGcccgagaaaaacgcagccAGTTTCATGTGTGGTACAGCCATAGGGAACATTTCACCGCCACTACGTCCAGCAAAAGAAGGTTTCGAGGCCTTTGTTGATGAAGCGGCGACTACAGTAGTCCGGTTTCACTCTCCAGATGTCCAGCTAATTGAGGAAAATAATGTGTACACAGTTACCGCAGGCATCTTTCCTCCTGTTGGCGGCACGTGGTATCTTTTCTGTTTGGAGCCGGGGATCGGCAGCGCTGCAGTCAACACCGTCAAAAAGAAGTGCCGCGTAGAGGTCGTCATCAAGGGAACATCTATAATCC CTCAACAGTGTACCACTGTGGGAGGCTCAGTTGATCTTCGCATTCGTGGTCCCGGATATGCAGTAACATTTGGGTGCGGTCTGAGCTTCCCGCAGCTTGACCCTCCACTGAGCGGAAAGGAGGTATACGTCGGCCGGGAATGCTCAGAAAAGCAGCAGTTGTCAGCGCTAGTTCCGAGTGCAGCGCTCGAAGTGGGACCTGCCGGTCAACTATATACTCTGTTTGTTGATAAACTCCCTCCTGTGGGGCGATTGTTGTGTTACAAATGTGTAAATGACTTaaccgctgcatgcaaggcgTTAATCGTAGTCCCGCCGTCTGCCGAAGAAGTCGCTACTACGGTCGCCAGCACTTCAACATTCGGACCGTCCTCAGACGCTACAATCGCGCTGCACTCATCCAGTTCTTATCTGTTGATCGCAGttgtctttctgcttcgactGATGTAG